One window from the genome of Oryza glaberrima chromosome 3, OglaRS2, whole genome shotgun sequence encodes:
- the LOC127766524 gene encoding LOW QUALITY PROTEIN: uncharacterized protein LOC127766524 (The sequence of the model RefSeq protein was modified relative to this genomic sequence to represent the inferred CDS: inserted 1 base in 1 codon): MVPSLPGRRIDERSPPHVALPDPLSLPLPIGDLAAALEPSPVSPLPPSSPFPHGGVGADGAFELTPMSSLPFLLPLLSLLPHLVSAPPRAGRARRPSEPAQVLPSSFSLHLCRRRRLRQGRTDAAPVVAVVAVSPPFFSLPFCQRRQPSPFVSLLSVSQRRRPPATAVLCQHLLRPPPLCPXAPLFPPTQIYGAAPWSAAQFLAGSDSLTGGERRSGRPARMEEADWQKLAVEISIKPVPFKHPGPTSSAHGL, encoded by the exons ATGGTTCCGTCCTTACCTGGTCGTAGAATCGACGAGCGCTCCCCTCCCCACGTCGCCCTCCCCGATCCCCTTTCGCTCCCCCTTCCGATCGGcgatttggcggcggcgttggagCCGTCGCCGGTTTCCCCGCTCCCCCcttcttctcccttccctcacggcggcgtcggggcggaTGGCGCGTTCGAGCTGACGCCGATGTCTTCCCTCCCCTTTttactccctctcctctccctcctaccTCACCTTGTGTCAGCACCGCCGAGGGCAGGACGGGCGAGGCGCCCGTCGGAGCCGGCACAGGTGCTCCCTTCCTCCTTCTCCCTTCACttgtgccggcggcggcggttgcgacAAGGGAGGACAGATGCGGCGCCCGTCGTTGCTGTTGTCGCCGTGTCCCCtcccttcttctccctccccttctgTCAGCGGCGGCAGCCTTCTCCGTTCGTCTCTCTCCTATCCGTCTCccagcgtcgtcgtcctccggccaccgccgtcctCTGCCAGCACCTCCTCCGGCCCCCTCCACTCTGCC TCGCTCCACTCTTCCCTCCTACCCAAATCTACGGCGCCGCTCCGTGGTCGGCAGCTCAATTCCTCGCCGGATCTGACAGTTTGACCggtggagaaagaagaagcGGGCGGCCCGCGAGGATGGAGGAAGCGGATTGGCAGAAGTTGGCCGTTGAGATCTCCATCAAACCTGTCCCCTTCAAGCATCCGGGTCCGACGTCCTCTGCGCATGGTCTGTGA
- the LOC127765433 gene encoding uncharacterized protein LOC127765433: MTTRSNGEHHHGPPSYQQRRPHYGGGYGGGSASFRGCCCCIFLLLTFLALLALAVALVVVLVVKPRKPQFDLNQVSVQYLLVTPPSSAASAVGGTVAAAVPAAAYLSLNITLLFTAVNPNKVGIRYGATAFDVMYHGVPLGVAAVPGFEQPAHSTRLLQTRVIVDRFNVLQADAQDLVRDAAISDRVDLRITGDVGAKILVLGFSSPKVQVSVDCAIAISPRRQSLTYKQCGVDGLSV; encoded by the exons atgacgacccGATCCAATGGCGAGCACCACCACGGGCCGCCCTCGTACCAGCAGCGGCGCCCGCACTACGGGGGCGGGTACGGCGGCGGGTCGGCCTCGTtccgcggctgctgctgctgcatcttcctgctgctcaccttcctgGCCCTCCTCGCGCTGGCCGTCGCGCTCGTCGTGGTGCTGGTGGTGAAGCCGCGGAAGCCGCAGTTCGACCTCAACCAGGTGTCCGTCCAGTACCTCCTCGTCaccccgccgtcctccgccgcctccgccgtgggGGGGACCGTGGCCGCCGCGGTCCCCGCCGCGGCCTACCTCTCCCTCAACATCACGCTCCTCTTCACCGCCGTGAACCCCAACAAGGTCGGCATCCGCTACGGCGCCACGGCGTTCGACGTCATGTACCACGGCGTGCCGCTCGGAGTGGCGGCCGTGCCCGGGTTCGAGCAGCCGGCGCACAGCACCCGCCTGCTCCAGACCCGCGTCATCGTCGACCGCTTCAACGTGCTCCAGGCCGACGCCCAGGACCTCGTCCGCGACGCCGCGATCAGCGACCGCGTCGACCTCCGCATCAccggcgacgtcggcgccaAGATCCTCGTGCTCGGCTTCTCCTCCCCAAAAGTCCAG GTGTCGGTGGATTGCGCGATCGCCATCAGTCCGAGGAGGCAGTCACTGACATACAAGCAATGTGGCGTGGATGGCCTAAGCGTctag